One window of Chloroflexota bacterium genomic DNA carries:
- a CDS encoding c-type cytochrome has product MILNLIYLLILVAFVVLFAWLTIRAARAKRWLVKIPGVLFAGLLTLVLALIVFVAGKGVAMKYVPTSEPAPNLRVEGTPEQIARGKYIAYIGCAGCHGNKEEFPLTGGVDIASEIPMPIGSVVASNITPGGVLKDRTDGELFRALRHGYGKDGTLLIMMSLMPYRQLSDDDTKALIAFLRSQPAAEGTPQGGDDVNLLGAILFGAGMFPNPDPINKNAISAPAKGVNAEYGKYVATFGECRGCHGPDMTGSPPNPAQPEGVPNARPYSAALTREQFVQMMRTGKRPNGNDLKMPWKNASRMDDQDLSALYEYVKVK; this is encoded by the coding sequence ATGATTCTCAACCTGATCTACCTTTTAATTCTCGTCGCGTTCGTCGTCTTGTTCGCGTGGCTTACGATTCGCGCCGCGCGCGCAAAACGCTGGCTCGTGAAAATTCCCGGCGTGTTGTTCGCGGGATTGCTCACGCTCGTTCTCGCGCTGATCGTCTTCGTCGCCGGCAAAGGCGTGGCGATGAAGTACGTGCCGACGTCCGAACCCGCGCCGAATCTCAGAGTCGAAGGGACGCCGGAACAAATCGCGCGCGGCAAGTACATCGCGTACATCGGTTGCGCCGGTTGTCATGGGAACAAGGAAGAGTTTCCGCTCACCGGCGGTGTTGACATTGCCTCGGAAATTCCGATGCCAATCGGCTCAGTGGTCGCTTCGAATATCACGCCAGGCGGTGTGTTGAAAGATCGCACCGACGGCGAATTGTTCCGCGCGCTTCGACACGGCTATGGCAAAGATGGCACGCTGTTGATTATGATGTCGTTGATGCCGTACCGCCAATTGAGCGACGACGACACCAAAGCACTCATCGCGTTTCTGCGGTCTCAGCCGGCGGCGGAAGGCACACCACAAGGTGGCGACGACGTCAATCTGCTTGGCGCGATTCTCTTTGGCGCGGGAATGTTTCCGAATCCCGATCCGATCAACAAAAACGCGATCAGCGCGCCGGCAAAAGGCGTCAACGCCGAGTACGGCAAGTACGTCGCGACGTTCGGCGAGTGTCGCGGGTGTCACGGTCCCGACATGACCGGCAGTCCGCCGAATCCGGCGCAACCGGAGGGTGTGCCCAATGCGCGTCCCTACTCCGCGGCATTGACACGCGAGCAATTCGTTCAAATGATGCGGACTGGCAAACGTCCCAACGGCAACGACTTGAAAATGCCGTGGAAGAACGCGTCGCGCATGGATGACCAGGATTTAAGCGCGTTGTACGAGTACGTCAAAGTAAAATAG
- a CDS encoding DMT family transporter, producing the protein MTIGIIFGLLSAFIWATTSLAIKAQADEIHPTSFNAFRMIVATIFTFAILPFFDGWHAIAQVQTGTVLVLAVSSIIGIAIGDVLYFWSLTQIGASRALPLSGSYPLFTWALAIPFLGEQPTPTAMLGTALVVIGIYLLAPKNGSRVQTDARSERLGTFAAITAAALWAIATMLLKLGLQESPSVLVVNAVRLPVAALATAFVALYQTRGDPWRGFTRASLPKLGALAMYSTGIGMIVWTLSVSYAGAARAALFNTAAPLIGVPLSVIFLRERVTPLVAVGTVLSVVGVWMIL; encoded by the coding sequence ATGACAATAGGAATTATCTTCGGTTTACTCAGCGCGTTCATTTGGGCGACGACGAGTCTTGCGATCAAAGCGCAAGCGGATGAAATTCACCCGACCTCGTTCAACGCGTTTAGAATGATCGTCGCGACGATTTTTACGTTTGCAATTCTGCCGTTCTTCGATGGTTGGCATGCCATCGCCCAGGTTCAAACCGGCACGGTCCTCGTGCTCGCCGTTTCCTCCATCATCGGCATCGCGATTGGCGACGTGTTGTATTTTTGGAGTCTGACGCAAATCGGCGCGTCGCGCGCGTTGCCGCTTTCCGGCTCGTATCCACTTTTTACGTGGGCGCTCGCCATCCCGTTTCTCGGTGAACAGCCCACACCCACGGCGATGCTTGGCACCGCGCTCGTCGTCATCGGCATTTACTTGCTCGCGCCAAAAAATGGCTCACGCGTTCAGACCGACGCGCGGAGCGAACGGCTCGGCACATTCGCCGCCATCACGGCGGCGGCATTGTGGGCAATTGCGACAATGCTGCTGAAGCTGGGTCTACAAGAATCGCCGAGCGTACTCGTGGTCAACGCGGTGCGTTTGCCGGTTGCCGCGCTTGCCACCGCGTTCGTTGCGCTTTATCAAACGCGCGGCGATCCCTGGCGCGGTTTTACGCGCGCAAGTCTGCCCAAGCTGGGCGCGCTCGCGATGTACAGCACCGGCATTGGGATGATCGTGTGGACGCTCAGTGTGAGTTACGCCGGCGCGGCGCGTGCCGCGTTGTTCAACACCGCCGCGCCGCTGATCGGCGTGCCGCTCTCGGTCATCTTTTTGCGCGAGCGCGTGACCCCGCTCGTCGCGGTCGGCACGGTGCTTTCGGTGGTTGGCGTGTGGATGATTTTGTAA
- a CDS encoding class I SAM-dependent methyltransferase, with the protein MKWFYEILYGRLRAPWDIGARKELVELVERGRIEPCRAIDLGSGTASNCIYLAQHGFDVTGVDFAESAIELGRKRARAANVNVNFIVDDLTNLRRVRGTFDLLVDYGTLDDLSPAQRDRYMQNVLPLMRAGTRFLLYVFEWKPVWWEQPFYSRMALELGEAERRFSPYFVIERYAGASGLAGFPRGWAVYWMTRK; encoded by the coding sequence ATGAAATGGTTCTACGAAATTTTGTACGGACGCTTGCGCGCGCCGTGGGACATTGGCGCGCGCAAAGAACTCGTCGAGTTGGTCGAGCGCGGGCGGATCGAGCCGTGCCGCGCGATTGATCTCGGCAGCGGCACGGCGAGCAATTGCATCTATCTCGCGCAACACGGCTTTGACGTAACGGGCGTGGATTTTGCAGAATCGGCAATCGAACTGGGACGCAAACGCGCGCGCGCCGCAAACGTGAATGTAAATTTTATCGTGGACGATCTCACCAACCTGAGGCGCGTGCGCGGCACATTCGATCTGCTCGTGGATTACGGCACCCTCGACGATTTATCGCCCGCGCAACGCGACCGGTACATGCAAAATGTGTTGCCACTCATGCGCGCGGGAACGCGATTTTTGTTGTACGTGTTTGAGTGGAAGCCGGTTTGGTGGGAGCAACCGTTCTACTCGCGGATGGCGCTCGAGCTGGGCGAGGCGGAGCGGCGGTTTAGTCCGTACTTTGTGATCGAGCGGTACGCCGGCGCAAGTGGACTCGCCGGATTTCCGCGCGGCTGGGCGGTGTATTGGATGACGCGGAAATGA